Within the Chromobacterium paludis genome, the region CTCGCCCATCAGCAGCGCCTTTTCCGCCTCGCGCGGCGGGTAGCCCAGCGAAATGCGCATCAGGAAGCGGTCCAGCTGCGATTCCGGCAGGGGAAACGTCCCCATCTGCTCGCCGGGATTCTGCGTGGCGATCACGAAAAACGGCGATGGCAAGGCGTGGGTGTCGCCGTCTATCGAAACCTGGCGCTCCTCCATCGCCTCCAGCAAGGCCGACTGCACCTTGGGCGAAGCGCGGTTGATCTCGTCGGCCAGCAGCAACTGGGTGAACACCGGCCCCTTGTGCAGCTCGAAGCGCGCGCTGTCGCGCTGGTAGATGTTGACGCCCAGGATGTCGGCCGGCAGCAGGTCGCTGGTGAACTGCACGCGGCGATAATCCAGGCCCAGCACGCTGGCCAGACCGTGCGCCAGGGTGGTCTTGCCGACGCCGGGCACGTCGTCGATCAGGAGATGGCCGCGAGCCACCAGGCAGGCAAAAGCGAGGCGGATGGCTTGTGGCTTGCCCAGAATCAGCGTGTTCAGTTGCCGGTAGGCGAGGGAGAGTGATTGCATTTGACCCCGGTTGCGCGCAGTATTTATCAAAATCACATATTCGCCATTCATTGTAAGCGCGTAGGGAGCGTCCGTGTTCACCTGGCTGAAAAACCGCCTGCAGCGCAACGGCCTGACGGCCTACATCACCCATCCGGAATGCCTGCAGCACAATATGGGCGTGGGCCACCCGG harbors:
- a CDS encoding AAA family ATPase produces the protein MQSLSLAYRQLNTLILGKPQAIRLAFACLVARGHLLIDDVPGVGKTTLAHGLASVLGLDYRRVQFTSDLLPADILGVNIYQRDSARFELHKGPVFTQLLLADEINRASPKVQSALLEAMEERQVSIDGDTHALPSPFFVIATQNPGEQMGTFPLPESQLDRFLMRISLGYPPREAEKALLMGEDRRTLLARFEAAMTPDELLALQQKAAAVTVTPALADYLLALLEATRRPGLFVAGLSPRAGQALVAAARAWALLSGRDHLLPEDVKAVFLPVAAHRLQSTTGVEASQELERLLAHVAIP